From a single Sulfurimonas sp. genomic region:
- the pdxA gene encoding 4-hydroxythreonine-4-phosphate dehydrogenase, translating into MKKIAVSIGDINGVGLEIALKAHKEVSKICTPIYCINEFLLKNAAKLLNIEIPNDFKIAHVDGNFEIKPSVVDQYSGRYSYDSFIKAIELCETKETDAVVTMPIHKEAWSKAGITYKGHTDLLRAHFGEDAIMMLGCEEMFVALYTEHIPLKHVASKIKPNLLESFFIDLDKSLPKTKIAVLGLNPHAGDNGVLGDEERIIEDAIKSVNEKIGYERYEGCLVPDVAFTPHARENYTYYVAMYHDQGLIPLKALYFDESINVSLNLPIIRTSVDHGTAFDIAYKGKANTKSYINAVKYAINIS; encoded by the coding sequence ATGAAAAAGATAGCTGTAAGTATTGGTGATATAAACGGTGTTGGTTTAGAGATAGCTCTTAAAGCTCATAAAGAGGTCTCAAAAATATGTACACCTATATACTGCATAAACGAGTTTCTTCTAAAAAATGCTGCAAAACTTTTAAATATCGAGATTCCAAATGATTTTAAGATCGCACATGTAGACGGTAACTTTGAAATAAAACCGTCTGTGGTAGATCAATATAGCGGAAGATACTCATATGATAGTTTTATAAAGGCTATAGAGCTTTGTGAAACTAAAGAGACAGATGCAGTTGTTACAATGCCTATACACAAAGAAGCCTGGTCAAAAGCAGGAATTACATACAAAGGTCATACAGATCTGCTTCGTGCTCACTTTGGAGAAGATGCGATTATGATGCTTGGGTGTGAAGAGATGTTTGTTGCGCTTTATACTGAGCATATACCTCTTAAACACGTAGCTTCAAAAATAAAACCTAATCTGCTTGAGAGTTTTTTTATTGACCTGGACAAATCTTTGCCAAAAACTAAAATAGCAGTTCTTGGTTTAAATCCTCACGCTGGTGACAATGGTGTTCTTGGAGATGAAGAACGTATTATAGAAGATGCTATAAAGTCAGTTAATGAGAAAATAGGTTATGAACGTTATGAGGGTTGTCTAGTTCCTGATGTTGCTTTTACACCTCACGCTAGAGAGAACTACACTTATTATGTAGCAATGTATCATGATCAAGGTCTAATACCTCTTAAAGCTCTTTATTTTGATGAGAGTATAAACGTATCTTTGAATCTGCCAATTATCAGAACATCTGTTGACCATGGGACTGCATTTGACATAGCTTACAAAGGTAAGGCTAATACAAAAAGTTATATAAATGCCGTTAAATATGCAATTAACATATCTTAA
- a CDS encoding type III pantothenate kinase — protein sequence MLLCDIGNTTYHFLDKDKKYKYALDSFDPNSIDDKVYYICVEPTLKETLKQLDNWIDISQYIDINKYYSTMGIDRIVACEAIEEGVIIDAGSAITVDLVKDGVFKGGFIYPGTRAMRDTYKNISSALDYEFNYDLDTSKLPKNSTDAISYGYLKLLYSEVNSYNIPVILTGGDADLLKKLFTDAEVNEDLIFDGMKKLIETTA from the coding sequence ATGCTTTTATGCGATATAGGCAATACTACATATCATTTTTTAGATAAAGATAAAAAATATAAGTATGCATTAGATAGTTTTGATCCTAATTCAATAGATGATAAAGTTTATTATATTTGTGTAGAACCTACGCTAAAAGAGACTTTAAAACAACTTGATAACTGGATAGATATCTCACAATATATAGATATTAACAAGTATTATTCTACAATGGGAATAGACAGAATAGTTGCGTGTGAAGCCATAGAAGAAGGTGTAATTATAGATGCAGGAAGCGCTATAACAGTTGATCTTGTAAAAGATGGTGTTTTTAAAGGCGGATTTATATACCCTGGCACACGTGCTATGAGAGATACTTATAAAAATATATCTTCAGCACTTGATTATGAATTTAACTACGATCTTGATACTTCAAAACTTCCAAAGAACTCGACTGATGCCATTAGTTACGGATATTTAAAACTATTATACTCTGAAGTTAATTCATATAATATACCTGTAATTTTAACGGGTGGAGATGCAGATCTATTAAAAAAATTATTTACAGATGCAGAGGTAAATGAGGACCTAATCTTTGATGGTATGAAGAAGCTTATAGAAACTACAGCTTAA
- a CDS encoding TolC family protein has protein sequence MKKIILTFFTTFALINANEPISLNDALKILNNQNLEIKAADLDVKAAEEKVDSVSGNNWGKIDLIQDVANSDSAGNVFGFKLESREANFGDFGFSEFLPCMSATPPASCNNPLTISPKDLNYPDSRTYYQTKLKYELPIFTGFQISSYTDIMESMAKIKKLDKDKVINEKVYQLKKSYYDMALLENSIKNLQVVLNNINKLENMIVNMIDVGYAKKTDLLEIQAKKGDVERLISQMNYNKDLLYHFLGFLLNQKVESIVVPEQNIQMPALDDSTILKNNLDIQKAATGLKIRESMVDVEQSSFYPMVGAFAEISTADDKFMGDASEHKAYTVGARLTWNIFNGGVDYSKVQEAKIEKLKTKSQVELARHGIKLKIAKLRTEIETQDAEIAFLEKELKLANEIYKNYEERYKEKLSSMSDVIIKQSSQIQKILELQVAQNKRNERIFALIKLANGDK, from the coding sequence ATGAAAAAAATTATTTTAACATTTTTTACAACATTTGCGCTTATAAATGCGAATGAACCGATTTCACTTAATGATGCACTAAAAATATTAAATAACCAAAATTTAGAAATTAAAGCTGCAGACTTGGATGTTAAAGCAGCTGAAGAAAAAGTAGATTCAGTTAGTGGTAACAACTGGGGAAAAATCGATCTGATTCAAGATGTTGCCAATTCGGACAGTGCAGGAAATGTATTTGGATTTAAACTGGAAAGCCGTGAGGCGAACTTTGGAGATTTCGGTTTTTCTGAATTTTTACCATGTATGAGTGCTACACCACCTGCTTCTTGTAATAATCCATTGACAATATCGCCAAAAGATCTAAATTATCCAGATTCAAGAACTTACTATCAGACAAAATTAAAGTACGAACTGCCGATTTTTACGGGATTTCAAATCAGTTCATATACGGATATAATGGAGTCTATGGCTAAAATAAAAAAGCTGGACAAAGATAAAGTTATAAACGAAAAAGTTTATCAACTTAAAAAAAGTTACTACGATATGGCATTACTTGAGAACTCGATAAAAAATCTTCAAGTAGTACTTAACAATATAAACAAACTCGAAAATATGATTGTAAATATGATAGATGTTGGTTATGCTAAAAAAACAGATCTTTTAGAGATTCAAGCAAAAAAAGGTGATGTTGAACGTTTAATATCTCAAATGAACTACAATAAAGATCTGCTATACCATTTTCTAGGTTTCCTACTTAATCAAAAAGTCGAATCAATAGTAGTCCCTGAACAAAATATACAAATGCCTGCTTTAGATGACAGTACGATATTAAAAAACAATCTTGACATACAAAAAGCTGCTACAGGATTAAAAATCAGAGAATCAATGGTAGATGTGGAACAATCAAGCTTTTACCCTATGGTTGGTGCTTTTGCAGAGATCTCAACTGCTGATGATAAGTTTATGGGAGATGCCAGTGAACATAAGGCATATACAGTGGGGGCAAGACTTACTTGGAACATATTTAACGGTGGAGTTGACTATTCAAAAGTACAAGAGGCAAAAATAGAAAAGTTAAAAACAAAATCTCAAGTTGAACTTGCCCGTCACGGTATAAAATTAAAGATTGCAAAACTTAGAACTGAAATAGAAACGCAAGATGCAGAGATAGCTTTTTTAGAAAAAGAGTTAAAACTTGCTAATGAGATATATAAAAACTATGAGGAAAGATATAAAGAAAAACTTTCATCAATGAGTGATGTTATAATAAAGCAATCAAGTCAAATACAAAAGATATTAGAATTGCAAGTAGCTCAAAATAAAAGAAATGAGCGTATTTTTGCACTTATAAAATTAGCAAACGGAGATAAATAG
- a CDS encoding efflux RND transporter periplasmic adaptor subunit produces MKKLILLLALGATLVAETLTLSGSVISDNQKMITSRFMGFVTSVKVSEGEYVKKGQLLYEIDSKEIDSAITQVKLGISQARLSLQMYQNQYTNVQLNLDRHKRLYAKDMVSKHEVETLELAEKNLRDMIIIAKKQVKQAEAQLKEVENQYRYLHIKSPNDGVVVAKNIKVGEMAMPGMPAIVLSDLSDLKIATEISEGNLNRVKHGTKVVVQIPSQGIKTIGTVTAIIPNSNPMTHTFKIKVSFKNKNRAVYPGMYATVEVK; encoded by the coding sequence ATGAAAAAACTGATTTTACTTTTAGCACTGGGGGCTACTTTAGTAGCTGAAACATTAACTCTATCAGGAAGTGTTATATCTGACAACCAAAAGATGATAACAAGCCGTTTTATGGGTTTTGTAACCAGTGTAAAAGTCAGTGAAGGCGAATATGTAAAAAAAGGTCAGCTTCTTTATGAAATTGACTCAAAAGAGATAGATTCTGCCATCACTCAAGTAAAGCTTGGAATAAGCCAAGCAAGACTTTCACTTCAAATGTATCAAAACCAATATACAAATGTCCAACTAAACTTAGATCGTCATAAACGTTTATATGCAAAAGACATGGTTTCAAAACATGAAGTGGAAACACTTGAACTTGCAGAAAAAAATTTAAGAGACATGATTATTATCGCAAAAAAGCAGGTTAAACAAGCAGAAGCTCAACTCAAAGAGGTAGAAAATCAATACAGATATTTACATATTAAATCTCCAAATGACGGTGTAGTAGTTGCAAAAAATATAAAAGTCGGTGAGATGGCAATGCCTGGAATGCCGGCGATCGTACTTTCAGATCTTAGTGATCTAAAAATAGCTACAGAGATCTCAGAAGGAAATTTAAATAGGGTCAAACACGGTACAAAAGTAGTTGTACAGATACCTTCACAAGGGATTAAAACAATTGGTACTGTAACAGCTATAATTCCTAATTCAAATCCTATGACACATACTTTTAAGATAAAAGTATCTTTCAAAAATAAAAACAGAGCTGTATATCCGGGGATGTATGCTACTGTTGAAGTAAAATAA
- a CDS encoding DUF4395 family protein, whose amino-acid sequence MSYSCPVSFERIESNTSRLSSLIVSACVLYYFFTPNIYVLCFLFIDFFTRIFLKKEFSLIYLLSRTIKKSARMSPKYVDSGAKKLAGIFALIFIFLIAAANYMEYIIFEFLVGGIFILCSLLDAFVNYCVGCKIYYIIKKIYPNFMNP is encoded by the coding sequence ATGTCATATTCTTGTCCGGTTTCATTTGAAAGAATAGAATCTAATACATCCAGATTGTCTTCTTTAATAGTAAGTGCGTGTGTGCTTTACTATTTTTTTACTCCTAATATATATGTATTGTGTTTTCTATTTATAGATTTTTTTACACGAATATTTCTTAAAAAAGAGTTCTCACTTATATATCTATTATCAAGAACAATCAAAAAAAGTGCAAGAATGTCACCTAAATATGTTGATAGCGGAGCCAAAAAATTAGCAGGAATATTTGCTTTAATATTTATATTCTTAATTGCTGCAGCAAATTATATGGAGTATATAATTTTTGAATTTTTAGTAGGTGGAATATTTATCCTATGTTCACTTTTAGATGCTTTTGTAAATTATTGCGTAGGATGTAAAATATATTATATAATCAAAAAAATATATCCTAATTTTATGAACCCATAA
- a CDS encoding Fur family transcriptional regulator, which yields MKNFDMMLREHDLKATKQRIGILSIMQDKGHINIEDLYGKIKTLFPSISLATLYKNMHLMLKNNLLTEVSVKNSKTLYEITKDSHAHMHCENCGEVYDVDFNFENLIYPKDDSFELKDTQVIFSGICKNCK from the coding sequence ATGAAAAATTTTGATATGATGCTTAGAGAGCATGACTTAAAAGCTACAAAGCAAAGAATTGGTATTTTATCTATTATGCAAGATAAGGGTCACATAAATATAGAGGATCTTTATGGAAAAATAAAAACGCTTTTTCCAAGTATATCACTTGCTACACTTTACAAAAATATGCACTTGATGCTAAAAAACAATCTTTTAACGGAAGTAAGTGTAAAAAACTCCAAAACTTTATATGAGATCACTAAAGATAGTCATGCTCATATGCACTGTGAAAACTGCGGTGAAGTGTATGATGTTGATTTTAATTTTGAGAACTTAATATATCCGAAAGATGATAGTTTTGAATTAAAAGATACACAGGTTATTTTTAGCGGTATTTGCAAAAATTGTAAATAA
- a CDS encoding efflux RND transporter permease subunit translates to MFKKFEELVYRWIQDSNKRKRILLGTLFAFILSILMIAPTKMVMAKMLPGKNNDTFNIYVTLSEGSGIGQTKKVTDCVVSYIQKEKEVTDLEVFLGMGAPLDFAGLIKGSGFKNNENLAEIVISLTKKHDRDEPSYMMVQRMRPGIQSSCEKLYPNTAISFVEPPAGPPVLAAVVAEIYGDDSDGIRKLANKVADVFKNTEGLVDVDIMNDDIYDTYEIIVDSDKVARSGVSVKQLNEIIYLAFEGMQIAVKNSEIYNDQIPIFLSLSQDSKSFTKKDIKAVEAKLSSLKLINQMGMMIPITELVKINPKKSNPMIMSKNLHKMTNVIAETDMVSQVYPLMDARNVILDSFSDTYEIEKIGLFNLELKDKNTGDIYKLIWDGEMEVTLDTFVDLGGAFIAALILIFLLMVVYYKSYVLSGIILLGSFLSIIGVIIGHWIWDLFTTDTFFLTATSLIGFIALIGISSRNSLLLIDFTKSLMHEKGMHKAEAIAYASATRAKPIFLTAAAIMLASLLLANDAVFGGLGVALIFGTVAAVIASLLVVPVLLYMTDLEKAFSFNMKKAVDIYEP, encoded by the coding sequence ATGTTTAAAAAATTTGAAGAATTAGTGTATAGATGGATTCAAGACTCAAATAAAAGAAAAAGAATCCTTTTAGGGACACTTTTTGCATTTATTTTATCTATACTTATGATTGCTCCTACAAAAATGGTAATGGCAAAGATGTTACCTGGAAAGAATAACGATACGTTTAATATATATGTAACTCTTTCAGAAGGAAGTGGTATTGGACAAACGAAAAAGGTAACAGACTGTGTCGTATCATATATACAAAAAGAGAAAGAAGTAACTGATCTAGAGGTATTTTTAGGAATGGGAGCTCCTTTGGATTTTGCCGGACTTATTAAAGGCAGTGGTTTTAAAAACAATGAAAATTTAGCAGAGATTGTAATTAGTCTTACAAAAAAACATGACAGAGATGAGCCGTCGTACATGATGGTTCAACGTATGCGCCCTGGTATTCAGTCAAGTTGTGAGAAGTTGTATCCAAATACTGCAATCTCTTTTGTAGAACCACCGGCAGGACCTCCTGTACTTGCCGCTGTAGTTGCAGAAATATATGGAGATGACTCAGATGGCATAAGAAAACTTGCGAATAAAGTAGCTGATGTATTTAAAAATACAGAAGGCCTTGTAGATGTAGATATTATGAATGATGATATATATGACACTTACGAGATTATAGTTGACAGTGATAAAGTAGCACGATCAGGTGTTAGTGTAAAACAACTTAATGAGATTATATATCTGGCATTTGAAGGTATGCAGATAGCCGTGAAAAATTCTGAGATATATAATGATCAGATACCTATTTTTCTGTCTCTTTCTCAAGACTCAAAAAGTTTTACTAAAAAAGATATAAAAGCTGTTGAAGCTAAACTATCTTCCCTGAAGCTTATAAATCAAATGGGAATGATGATACCAATTACAGAGCTTGTTAAAATAAATCCAAAAAAATCCAATCCAATGATAATGAGTAAAAATCTACATAAGATGACTAATGTAATAGCTGAAACAGATATGGTCTCTCAAGTATACCCTCTGATGGATGCAAGAAATGTAATTTTAGATAGTTTTTCGGATACATATGAGATTGAAAAAATAGGTCTATTTAACCTAGAGTTAAAAGATAAGAATACAGGTGATATATATAAGCTTATATGGGATGGGGAAATGGAAGTAACGCTAGATACATTTGTTGATCTTGGCGGTGCGTTTATAGCTGCTCTTATACTTATATTTTTACTAATGGTTGTTTATTACAAAAGCTATGTTCTTAGCGGTATTATTCTACTTGGATCATTTCTTTCGATCATAGGAGTTATAATCGGTCATTGGATTTGGGATCTGTTTACAACAGATACATTTTTCCTTACAGCTACATCTTTAATAGGGTTTATTGCGCTAATAGGTATTAGTTCACGTAACTCTTTGCTTTTAATAGACTTTACTAAATCTCTTATGCATGAAAAAGGGATGCATAAAGCTGAAGCTATTGCTTATGCTTCGGCAACTCGTGCAAAACCAATCTTTCTAACTGCAGCAGCTATTATGCTTGCTTCGCTTCTTCTAGCAAACGATGCGGTATTTGGAGGGCTTGGAGTAGCGTTAATATTTGGAACAGTTGCAGCTGTAATCGCTTCACTTTTAGTAGTCCCTGTACTTTTATATATGACAGATCTTGAAAAAGCATTTAGTTTCAATATGAAAAAAGCGGTTGATATATATGAACCGTAA
- a CDS encoding efflux RND transporter permease subunit: MAHNNVYKPNDWAGKLAKGFLRNPLTVVLGIFLLAIGYLSLEIMPREENPQMVVSGSTVIVALPGASAAEVEQVIVKPLERKLKEVKGVEHITGMSMDNVGIVNVAFFIGENKEDSNLKVYDKIMQNSDIFPHGAMNPIIKPLDIDVDIPIVSIAFYSHTKQLSKTELYNRVKKIQHRINGLENVAVTELKGGNKTQFNIEVDLHKLSGYNLSMGQILQAVQSLAVSVPAVKNRTHSNDIVMVGVKNAIESEKDIANIIVANYMGSPIYLEQVARVTKSYDIQNFQSASISVKGEDNTFSSLQDQVTLTVSKLQGTNAVVIANAVKKELENYKECLATKGISYVITRNDGERANEAVNELVFHLVLSIVIIAVLLIFVLGWRESLIVTFTVPAILAITLFIAYLTGQTINRITLFAFLLSLGLLVDAAIIVIENIHRHYHSIESDDENIDDLMIKATDEIGPPTNIATLAIILTMIPMAFVGQMMGQFMKPIPANVPIALIASLFVAYIFTPYLALRMLKKPDHHSKEEH, encoded by the coding sequence ATGGCGCATAATAACGTTTACAAGCCTAATGACTGGGCCGGTAAGTTAGCAAAAGGTTTTTTAAGAAATCCGTTAACTGTTGTACTGGGTATATTTCTTCTAGCTATAGGATATCTATCTTTAGAGATAATGCCTCGTGAAGAAAACCCTCAGATGGTTGTAAGCGGCTCTACTGTAATCGTTGCACTTCCAGGTGCTAGTGCAGCCGAAGTTGAACAAGTTATAGTAAAACCTCTTGAGCGTAAACTAAAAGAAGTAAAGGGTGTTGAGCATATAACTGGAATGTCTATGGATAATGTGGGTATTGTAAATGTAGCATTTTTTATAGGTGAGAATAAAGAAGATTCTAATCTAAAAGTATATGATAAAATCATGCAAAACTCAGATATCTTTCCGCATGGTGCTATGAATCCTATTATTAAACCATTAGATATAGATGTTGATATACCTATTGTATCGATTGCTTTTTATTCGCATACAAAACAGCTATCTAAGACGGAGCTTTACAATCGTGTAAAAAAGATTCAACATCGTATAAACGGTCTTGAAAATGTAGCTGTTACGGAGCTTAAGGGTGGGAATAAAACTCAATTTAATATTGAAGTAGACTTGCATAAGTTATCAGGCTATAATCTATCTATGGGGCAAATACTACAGGCCGTGCAATCACTTGCTGTTTCAGTTCCAGCTGTTAAGAATCGTACACACTCAAACGATATCGTGATGGTTGGAGTTAAAAATGCCATTGAGAGTGAAAAAGATATAGCAAATATAATTGTTGCTAACTATATGGGCTCACCTATATACCTTGAACAAGTTGCACGCGTAACAAAGTCTTATGATATTCAAAATTTTCAATCTGCATCTATTAGTGTTAAAGGTGAAGATAATACTTTTTCTTCCCTGCAAGATCAAGTGACACTTACTGTATCTAAACTACAAGGTACAAATGCAGTTGTAATTGCAAATGCGGTAAAAAAAGAGCTGGAAAATTATAAAGAGTGTTTAGCAACCAAAGGTATCAGTTATGTGATCACTAGAAATGATGGTGAACGTGCTAATGAAGCTGTAAATGAACTTGTATTTCACCTTGTTTTATCTATTGTAATTATTGCTGTTTTACTGATCTTTGTTTTAGGTTGGAGAGAATCACTCATAGTTACTTTTACTGTCCCTGCGATTTTAGCAATCACACTTTTTATAGCATATTTGACTGGACAGACAATAAACCGCATTACACTATTTGCTTTTTTACTTTCCCTTGGTCTATTGGTTGATGCAGCTATTATCGTAATTGAGAATATTCACAGACACTACCATTCAATTGAGAGTGATGATGAAAATATAGACGATCTAATGATTAAGGCAACTGATGAGATTGGGCCACCTACAAATATTGCGACACTTGCAATTATTTTAACTATGATACCTATGGCTTTTGTAGGGCAGATGATGGGTCAATTTATGAAACCAATACCTGCAAACGTACCTATAGCTCTTATAGCTTCACTTTTTGTTGCATATATATTTACACCATATCTGGCTCTTAGAATGTTAAAAAAACCAGATCATCACTCTAAGGAGGAGCACTAA
- the hisG gene encoding ATP phosphoribosyltransferase, with the protein MLTVALPKGRIAKETLEIFGKIFGDEFVFDDRKLILDTPKFRFLLVRNQDVATYVYHQAADIGVVGLDTLEEQGLDVIRLLDLQKGVCKVSIGMKKGEKLDLNKPDLKVASKMVNITKRYFEERAVSVEIIKLYGSIELAPLIGLADMIVDIVETGTTMKQNGLEVVEDIMTSSTYLIANKNSYVSKKDEVLDIYEKIEKVVKS; encoded by the coding sequence ATGTTAACAGTTGCACTTCCAAAAGGTCGTATTGCTAAAGAGACTTTGGAGATTTTTGGAAAGATTTTTGGAGATGAGTTTGTTTTTGATGACAGAAAACTAATTTTAGATACTCCAAAATTTCGTTTTTTATTAGTAAGAAACCAAGATGTAGCGACATATGTATACCATCAAGCAGCAGATATAGGTGTAGTTGGACTTGACACACTAGAAGAGCAGGGCCTTGATGTAATACGCTTACTTGATTTGCAAAAGGGTGTATGTAAAGTAAGTATAGGGATGAAAAAGGGCGAGAAGCTAGATCTTAATAAACCTGATCTAAAAGTAGCATCTAAAATGGTAAATATCACTAAGCGTTATTTTGAAGAGCGTGCAGTTAGTGTAGAGATTATTAAACTTTACGGCTCAATAGAGCTTGCTCCGCTTATAGGACTTGCAGATATGATCGTTGATATTGTAGAGACTGGCACTACAATGAAGCAAAACGGTTTAGAAGTTGTTGAAGATATTATGACAAGTTCTACTTACCTGATTGCAAATAAAAACTCTTATGTGTCTAAAAAAGATGAAGTTTTAGATATATATGAGAAGATTGAAAAAGTAGTAAAGTCATAA
- a CDS encoding class I SAM-dependent methyltransferase encodes MTNLDLYSKAEHLLGIEEATEALYDVYRGELDDYEVKTLLDIGCGRGGFMERLISDGIECKGIDLSQYMIDACKEKGLNAECCDVKDETGSYDAIVSIFDVLNFMDKDGLTSFLDSVAARLNEDGVFIADINTLSGFADVAEGSMSNDTDKEFLSVDAVFENNELHTKITLFEKQQNDLYKKYQDTIVQYFHKLEFFKKLSGLKLVDKQTFSLYAEKDKTLLIFKKK; translated from the coding sequence ATGACAAATTTAGATCTTTACTCAAAAGCTGAACATCTTTTAGGGATAGAAGAGGCTACTGAAGCACTTTATGATGTATACCGCGGTGAGCTTGATGATTATGAAGTAAAAACACTGCTTGATATCGGATGCGGGCGCGGCGGTTTTATGGAGCGCCTGATCAGCGATGGCATTGAGTGTAAGGGGATTGATCTAAGTCAATATATGATCGATGCGTGTAAAGAAAAAGGTCTTAATGCAGAGTGCTGTGACGTAAAAGATGAAACTGGCAGCTATGATGCAATAGTTAGTATCTTTGATGTGCTTAATTTTATGGACAAAGATGGTCTGACTAGTTTTTTAGATTCTGTAGCTGCAAGACTAAATGAAGATGGTGTTTTTATAGCAGATATAAATACGCTCTCAGGATTTGCAGATGTTGCAGAGGGTAGTATGAGTAATGATACGGATAAAGAGTTTTTAAGTGTAGATGCCGTATTTGAAAACAATGAACTTCATACTAAAATAACACTGTTCGAAAAACAGCAAAACGACTTGTACAAAAAATACCAAGATACTATAGTTCAGTACTTTCATAAGTTAGAGTTTTTTAAAAAACTAAGTGGATTAAAACTTGTAGACAAACAAACTTTTTCACTTTATGCAGAGAAAGATAAAACACTACTTATTTTTAAGAAAAAATAG